The genomic DNA TAGCCGTCGGCCAGGCCCTGCATCAGCGCGGACGCGCCGAGCCGGTTGGCGCCGTGGTCGGAGAAATTGGCCTCGCCGATCACGAACAGGCCGGGGATCGTGGACTGCAGGTCGTAGTCCACCCACAGGCCGCCCATCGTGTAGTGCACGGCGGGGTAGATGCGCATCGGCTGGGTGTAGGGGTCCTCGCCGGTGATGCGCTCGTACATCTCGAAGAGGTTGCCGTACTTCTTCTCCACCGCGTCGCGGCCGAGCCGCTTGATCGCGTCGGCGAAGTCGAGGTAGACGCCCAGGCCGCCGGGGCCGACGCCGCGACCCTCGTCGCAGACGTTCTTGGCGGCCCGGGAGGCGATGTCACGCGGGACCAGGTTGCCGAACGCCGGGTAGATGCGCTCCAGGTAGTAGTCGCGCTCGTCCTCGGGGATCTGCGAGACGGGACGGTCGTCGCCCGCCTTGACCGGCACCCACACGCGGCCGTCGTTGCGCAGGGACTCCGACATCAGGGTCAGCTTGGACTGGTACTCGCCGCTGACCGGGATGCAGGTCGGGTGGATCTGGGTGTAGCAGGGGTTGGCGAACATCGCGCCGCGCCGGTGCGCCCGCCAGATCGCCGTGGTGTTGCAGCCCTTGGCGTTGGTGGACAGGAAGAACACGTTGCCGTATCCGCCGCTGGCCAGCACGACCGCGTCGGCGAGGTGCCGCTCGATCTCGCCGGTGACCATGTCGCGGACGATGACGCCGCGTGCCCGGCCGTCGGAGATGATCAGGTCGAGCATCTCGTGGCGGGTGTGCATCTTCACGGTCCCGGCCGCGATCTGCCGCTCCAGGGCCTGGTAGGCGCCGAGCAGGAGCTGCTGGCCCGTCTGGCCGCGGGCGTAGAAGGTGCGGGAGACCTGTGCGCCGCCGAAGGAGCGGGTGTCGAGCAGGCCGCCGTACTCACGGGCGAACGGCACGCCCTGGGCCACCGCCTGGTCGATGATGTTCACACTGACCTGGGCGAGCCGGTAGACGTTCGACTCGCGGGCGCGGAAGTCGCCGCCCTTGACGGTGTCGTAGAACAGCCGGTAGATCGAGTCGCCGTCGCCGCGGTAGTTCTTCGCGGCGTTGATGCCGCCCTGGGCCGCGATGGAGTGGGCGC from Streptosporangium sp. NBC_01756 includes the following:
- a CDS encoding fumarate reductase/succinate dehydrogenase flavoprotein subunit; translation: MRYTEGEPIRDTKAPEGPIEDRWEKRKFGAKLVNPANKRKLNVIVIGTGLAGGSAAATLGELGYNVTSFCYQDTPRRAHSIAAQGGINAAKNYRGDGDSIYRLFYDTVKGGDFRARESNVYRLAQVSVNIIDQAVAQGVPFAREYGGLLDTRSFGGAQVSRTFYARGQTGQQLLLGAYQALERQIAAGTVKMHTRHEMLDLIISDGRARGVIVRDMVTGEIERHLADAVVLASGGYGNVFFLSTNAKGCNTTAIWRAHRRGAMFANPCYTQIHPTCIPVSGEYQSKLTLMSESLRNDGRVWVPVKAGDDRPVSQIPEDERDYYLERIYPAFGNLVPRDIASRAAKNVCDEGRGVGPGGLGVYLDFADAIKRLGRDAVEKKYGNLFEMYERITGEDPYTQPMRIYPAVHYTMGGLWVDYDLQSTIPGLFVIGEANFSDHGANRLGASALMQGLADGYFVLPTTIGDYLANGPYGEIDEEAVAEAEIAVREKIDRLLSNNGTRTADSYHRELGKLMWEYCGMERTEESLRKALERIPELREEFWKNVKVSGEADELNQALERAGRVADFFDLAELMCIDALHRTESCGGHFRAESQDADGEALRDDEHFAYVAAWEYGEQGPVLHKEDLDYDYVKMSQRSYK